Below is a window of Gemmatimonadaceae bacterium DNA.
GGGTCAGAACATGGTGGGCAAGGCGACGTATGCCGCATACCAGTGGATCCTGGCCAACAATCCGGCGGTGCGGCGCGGATATCTGGAGTCGAACTTCGCCACCGACAAGAAGGCGTCGCGCGTCAACATGCTGCACCCGCGTGGCAAGCGCGTCACGGCCGAAGCGACGATTCCGCGCGACCTGCTGGTCGCCCAACTACGCGTGGAGCCGGAGCAGATCGTATACCACTGGGGCGTGGCCAACGTGGGCGCGCTGCTCTCGGGCGCCAACAACAACGGCCTGCACTCGGTCAATGCGATCACGGCAGTGTTCATGGCCACCGGGCAGGACGTGGCCAACGTCGCCGAGGGCGCGGCCGCGACGACCTACGTGGAGATCACCAGGGACGACGCGCTGTACTTCTCGATCACGATTCCCAGCCTGATCGTGGCCACGCACGGCGGCGGCACGCATCTGCCCACGCAGCGCGAATGCCTGCAGATGATGGGGTGCCTGGGCAGTGGAAAGGTGAACAAGCTGGCCGAGATCGTCGCCGCAACGGTCCTGGCGGGCGAACTGTCGCTGGCGGCGGCGATCTCGTCGCTGGAATGGGTGTCGGCGCACGAACTGCTGGGACGGAATAAATGATGTCGCACGCGGCCGTTCAGATGCAGCCACCGGTGGACCATGCGCCGCCGGTGGTGGGCCGCCGGCCGCGAGCGGCGTTGAAGCGGATGGAGATCGGAGCGCCGCCCGGCACCGTGCGTCGCGCGATGTCCACCAACCGGCACCTGGCGGGACTGCTGTTCGGCGGCATCGTCGCCTGGACGCGTGAGCGGTCGGCGCGCGGAGACGGCAAGGGCCTGCGATACGCGGCCGCCCGCGCGGTGAGCGCCGCGGCGCATCCGCTGATCCGGCGCGATCTCGTGGACCTGTCGTTCGCGCAACAGTTCCGGCGGCGGCTGGAGCTGCTGGGGCCCACGTATATCAAGCTGGGCCAGATCCTGAGCCTGCGCGAGGACATCCTGCCGCTCTCGATCACGAGCGAGCTGCGCAATCTGCTGAATCGGCTGCCGGTGATCCCGTTCGAGACGTTCACGGCGCTGGTGGAACAGGATCTCGGCCGCCCTGTGGAGCGGCTGTTCTCGTGGATCGACCCGGAGCCGCTGGCCTCGGCGTCCATCGCGCAGATCCACCGGGCGACGACCATGTCGGGCGACGACGTCGTGATCAAAGCGGTGAAACCGGGGGTGGCGGAGACCCTCAAGCGCGACTCGCGGCTGCTGCGCATCCTGGGCGCGGGGCTGCAGGTGGTGATGCCGCGGTATCAACCCCGCCGCATCATCGCCGAATTCTGCGAATACACGTTGCGCGAAGTGGACCTGCGGCGCGAAGCCGACAACGCCGAGAGCTTCGCCGCCAACTTCAGCGACATGGGCGACGTGGTGTTCCCGTCGGTGGACCGGCATCGCAGCGGCGCCCGCGTGCTGACCATGCAGTTTCTGGACGGTGTGCGTCCCGATGCTCCCGAGGCCCTGGCGCTGCCCGAGGAGGAGCGCGAGCGGCTGGTGGATCTGGGGTCGGAGGCGATCATCCGCATGCTGTATCGCGACGGCTTCTTCCACGCCGACCTGCATCCCGGCAACCTGTTGGTGCTGCCGGATGCGAAGGTCGGGTTCATCGACCTGGGCATGGTGGGGCGGTTCGACAGCGATCTGCGGCGGGCGCTGCTGTACTACTACTACTCGCTGGTGATGGGCGACCACGAGAACGCGGCGCGCTACCTGGCGGCGGTGGCGGAGCCCGGGCGCGACGGCGATCCCGTGGGATTCCGGCGCGACGTATCGGAGATCTCGGCGCGGTGGCACCGCGCCTCGAGTTTCGAGTCGTTCTCGCTGGCGCAGCTGGTGCTGGAATCGGTGACGCGAGGCGCGCAGTACCGGATGTACTTCCCCGTGGAGCTGGTGCTGATGGTCAAGGCGCTGGTGACGTTCGAGGGCGTGGGCCACGTGCTGCTGCCCGACTTCGACGTGGCCGAGGTCTCGCGCAAGCACGTCCGCCGGGTGTTCCTGGAACAGTTCAGCCCGTTGCGGTTCGTGCGCGAGGGGCTGCGCGGCGCTCCGGAGCTGGTGGATGCGTTCGCGAAGCTGCCGTCGCTGGTCACCGAAGGCGTGCGGGTGCTGGATCGCGGCACGCGGCCGCGGGGGGAGAATCCGCTCAAGGGCGTGCGGGCCACGCTGCTGGCGGGATTCTGCCTGGTGGCCGGTTCGATCCTCATGGCGTACGGTGTGGCGTGGCCGATGTGGAGCGCGCTGTATGCGTCGGCGGTGCTGCTGGCCTTCCGGCGCGGAGGATGAGCCGATGACGACGACGCTGACGTCCGGGCCGGAGCATGAGGTCCAGCACGAGTGGTACGAGCCGTTCGACGCAGCGTATTGCCGGGACCTGCAGCGGCGGGCCCTCGGGCCGATGTCGGACCACTACTTTCGCACGCGCATCGTCGGCGCAAACAAGCTGCCCGCCGACGGACCGGTGATCGTCGCCGCCAACCACAGCGGCACCGCGTTTCCCTACGATGCGATGATGCTGGACTTCGCGCTCTGGCGCCGCGACGGGATGACCAGGGAGGGCAAGTGGCGGTCGGTGTTCGAGAAGGAGTTGGCGCGGGTGTGGTGGATGCGGCCGTTCGGCGTGGATAACCTGTGGCGGCGCGGCGGCGGCGTGGACATGACGTTCGACAACTTCGAGCGGCTCATCCAGCGCGGCGACCGGATCCTCTACTACCCCGAGGGCGTGCCCGGCATCGGCAAGGGGTTCAACCGCCGCTATCAGCTGCAGCGCTTCCGCACGAGCTTCATCCGCCTGGCGGCGCGCCACGACGTGCCCATCTATCCGGTGTCGGTGGTGAACGGTGAATGGGTGATGCCGTACCACTTCACCTTCCCGCCGCTCGACCGGCTGATGCAGCGCGTGTTCCACGTGCCGTTCCTGCCGCTGCCCGCCGGACTCCTGGCGATCATCTTCCCGTGGATGTGGTATCTGGCGTTGCCGGCGCAGATGACGTTCGTGGTGGGTGAACCGGTCAGCGCCGGCGCGCTGCTGGACGGGGTGGGCGCCGCGAACGCCAAGGAGCCCGACCGCGGCGCGCTCGACCGGGCCGCCCATCGCATGCGCAAACACATGCAGGCGGAGCTGGACCGGCACGTGGCCACGTACGGCCGGCGGCCGTACGATTGGCGGTCGTTGCTCGCGGCACTCCACGCGTCGCGCGGCCGTCTGCGGCAGGTGCTGCCCACGGGATGGCCGCTGACGTTCATCGCCAACGAGCGCGACCACCACCGGCCGGCGGCTCGCAACTGGCTGCATATGGTGCTGCGGGACTTCGACCTGCTGGCGTTCTATCTGCCGTTCGGATGGCCGTTGCTGTCGCTGGCCCGCCGACTGCGGCGCCCGCCGTACGGCTATCGCGGCATGAGCGCGAGCGACGCGCGGGAACAGGAGGGGACGTTCATCTGGCGTCTAAGCGAGCGCCCACTTCCGCCTCGAGACGGTCGAGCACTCGACTGAGCGAACTGGTCACGGTGCGCGACGAGTACGGCGCCAGCACCTCCGATTCGAGCCCGACGCTGGTCCACAGATCGCGCGACTGATCGTCGAGGATGTCGCGGCGCAGGGTGTAGCCGTGAGACGCCAGCACGGGGGCCAACTCGCCGTACCGCTGGCGGAGCGTGCGCCGCGTGGCCTCGTAACCGCTGCGACAGATGTGCCGCCGCGAGCGGAAGCTGAACACGTTGGCAAAGAACAGTTCGTACTCCTCGGCGTCTGGCTCCAGCAGCACGACGTCCGCGCCGGGGAAGCGCGCCGCGTAACGCGCGAAGCCGACGCGTAACCGCGAGTGGATCAGCGTGCGGAACGTCTGCGACAGCACGGCGGGCAGCCCCGCCTGCACGATGACGTCGGTGGGCAAGCGCCCCTCGCGGCCTGCGGCCGCGGCGTCCACGGGGACGATGGGGTTGATGCAGAACAGCAGTTCGGCCCCGTGCTCCAGTGCGACGGAGGCGTGCACCGTCTTGAGCAGCACGCCGTCCACGCACTGCCGGCCCTCGATGCACACGGGCGGATAGACGCCGGGCAGCGCGGTGCTGGCCTGCACGGCGGTGGAGATGGGGATGTGGTCCCAGCCCGCGTCGCCGAAGCGGATGGCGGTACCAGAATCCAGGTCGGCGGCGACGATGGTGAGACGGCGATCGAGTTGCCGGAAATCGTCCGTTCGTCCTTCCATGGAAAAGATCTCGTGCATGTAGGCGCGGATGGGCTCGTTGTCGAACACCCCCACGGGCAACGCCTGCATCAGGTAGCTCACCGCCGCGCCGATGCTCTGTGATCCCGGACGGCGGATCATCTCGTTCACCGACTCGAACACCAGGCGCGGCAGCTTGAACCCGCGCTTGGCGAACTCGCGATACGCCGGCTTGAAGAAGATCTCGGGCCGCAGCGGATTCACGCCGGGTTCATCACGCAGCGCGGCGCGCAACATCTGCGTGGTGGTGAGCCCGTTGGCCAAGCACGCGGCGATGAACGATCCCGCGCTCACACCCACGTAGCT
It encodes the following:
- a CDS encoding AarF/UbiB family protein, giving the protein MMSHAAVQMQPPVDHAPPVVGRRPRAALKRMEIGAPPGTVRRAMSTNRHLAGLLFGGIVAWTRERSARGDGKGLRYAAARAVSAAAHPLIRRDLVDLSFAQQFRRRLELLGPTYIKLGQILSLREDILPLSITSELRNLLNRLPVIPFETFTALVEQDLGRPVERLFSWIDPEPLASASIAQIHRATTMSGDDVVIKAVKPGVAETLKRDSRLLRILGAGLQVVMPRYQPRRIIAEFCEYTLREVDLRREADNAESFAANFSDMGDVVFPSVDRHRSGARVLTMQFLDGVRPDAPEALALPEEERERLVDLGSEAIIRMLYRDGFFHADLHPGNLLVLPDAKVGFIDLGMVGRFDSDLRRALLYYYYSLVMGDHENAARYLAAVAEPGRDGDPVGFRRDVSEISARWHRASSFESFSLAQLVLESVTRGAQYRMYFPVELVLMVKALVTFEGVGHVLLPDFDVAEVSRKHVRRVFLEQFSPLRFVREGLRGAPELVDAFAKLPSLVTEGVRVLDRGTRPRGENPLKGVRATLLAGFCLVAGSILMAYGVAWPMWSALYASAVLLAFRRGG
- a CDS encoding 1-acyl-sn-glycerol-3-phosphate acyltransferase — protein: MTTTLTSGPEHEVQHEWYEPFDAAYCRDLQRRALGPMSDHYFRTRIVGANKLPADGPVIVAANHSGTAFPYDAMMLDFALWRRDGMTREGKWRSVFEKELARVWWMRPFGVDNLWRRGGGVDMTFDNFERLIQRGDRILYYPEGVPGIGKGFNRRYQLQRFRTSFIRLAARHDVPIYPVSVVNGEWVMPYHFTFPPLDRLMQRVFHVPFLPLPAGLLAIIFPWMWYLALPAQMTFVVGEPVSAGALLDGVGAANAKEPDRGALDRAAHRMRKHMQAELDRHVATYGRRPYDWRSLLAALHASRGRLRQVLPTGWPLTFIANERDHHRPAARNWLHMVLRDFDLLAFYLPFGWPLLSLARRLRRPPYGYRGMSASDAREQEGTFIWRLSERPLPPRDGRALD
- a CDS encoding patatin-like phospholipase family protein; translated protein: MARRSGVGRVGIALAGGGPVGAMYEIGALRALEEAVDGLDLNHAHSYVGVSAGSFIAACLANGLTTTQMLRAALRDEPGVNPLRPEIFFKPAYREFAKRGFKLPRLVFESVNEMIRRPGSQSIGAAVSYLMQALPVGVFDNEPIRAYMHEIFSMEGRTDDFRQLDRRLTIVAADLDSGTAIRFGDAGWDHIPISTAVQASTALPGVYPPVCIEGRQCVDGVLLKTVHASVALEHGAELLFCINPIVPVDAAAAGREGRLPTDVIVQAGLPAVLSQTFRTLIHSRLRVGFARYAARFPGADVVLLEPDAEEYELFFANVFSFRSRRHICRSGYEATRRTLRQRYGELAPVLASHGYTLRRDILDDQSRDLWTSVGLESEVLAPYSSRTVTSSLSRVLDRLEAEVGARLDAR